One Panicum virgatum strain AP13 chromosome 9K, P.virgatum_v5, whole genome shotgun sequence genomic region harbors:
- the LOC120651010 gene encoding chlorophyllase-2-like, with amino-acid sequence MSTASAALLFLAAHCLLLLMGSEAGGGVFDLGRHGVRLARVDEARAPSRCGGSAPPAPPGAGALPPPKPLLVAAPREAGEYPVLVFLHGYLVVNSFYSQLLQHVASHGYIVVAPQLYTISGADTTEEINAAAAVIGWIPGGLSSALPPGVRADATKVSVSGHSRGGKVAFALALGHAKLALPLAALVAVDPVDGMGVGRQTPPPILTGRGGSLRVPAPAMVLGTGLGELPRGPLLPPCAPRGVSHAAFYGELDRAAVAGACHLVAADYGHTDMMDDDTPGARGMLTRAICRSGGARAPMRRFVGGAAVAFLDKWVRGDGAALDGIRARPEQAPVALSVVEFLDEEAPAE; translated from the exons ATGAGCACCGCGTCGGCAGCTCTGCTGTTCCTTGCTGCgcactgcctgctgctgctcatggggtcggaggcgggcggcggcgtgttcGACCTCGGGCGCCACGGCGTCAGGCTCGCCCGGGTCGACGAGGCCCGGGCGCCGTCGAGGTGCGGGggcagcgcgccgccggccccgcccggcgcgggcgcgctgccgccgcccaagccgctgctcgtcgccgcgccgcgcgaggCCGGGGAGTACCCGGTGCTCGTCTTCCTCCACGGCTACCTCGTCGTCAACTCCTTCTACTCGCAGCTGCTCCAGCACGTCGCCTCCCATGGCTACATCGTCGTCGCACCTCAG TTGTACACGATATCCGGGGCCGACACCACCGAGGAGAtcaacgcggcggcggccgtcatcggcTGGATCCCCGGCGGCCTCTCCTCTGCGCTGCCGCCCGGCGTCCGCGCGGACGCCACAAAGGTATCCGTCTCCGGCCACAGCCGCGGCGGGAAGGTGGCCTTCGCGCTGGCGCTGGGCCACGCCAAGCTCGCCCtcccgctcgccgcgctcgtCGCCGTGGACCCCGTGGACGGCATGGGCGTGGGCAggcagacgccgccgccgatcctcACGGGCCGGGGCGGCTCCCTCCGCGTGCCTGCGCCGGCCATGGTCCTCGGCACGGGGCTCGGGGAGCTGCCCCGGGGCCCGCTGCTCCCGCCGTGCGCGCCCCGGGGCGTCAGCCACGCCGCGTTCTACGGCGAGCTGGACCGCGCCGCGGTGGCCGGGGCGTGCCACCTCGTGGCCGCGGACTACGGGCACACGGACATGATGGACGACGACACGCCGGGCGCCAGGGGAATGCTCACGCGCGCCATCTGCAGGAGCGGCGGGGCCAGGGCGCCCATGCGGCGGTTcgtgggcggcgccgccgtcgcgttcCTGGACAAGTGGGTTCGTGGGGACGGCGCGGCGCTGGATGGCATCAGGGCGCGGCCGGAGCAGGCGCCCGTGGCGCTGTCGGTCGTGGAGTTTCTCGACGAGGAGGCGCCGGCAGAGTAG
- the LOC120647889 gene encoding neurogenic locus notch homolog protein 3-like: MVPVPVGVPAAVAAMVLAGLACAEVAGGGGQTICDTAKCGKGSCNEMPGWPLPLFTTSYNCTCDPGWSQPRLFNLTPLPFAPCIVPDCPFDPACYNISLVPRGIPFTDPCVAINCGAGECKRGEGLSYTCECQEGYVNFLNLTAFPCVKNCAFGVDCSKLGVAPPPAPTPSTAPPPLPPGNHDSSAPPTGPKGNDAQLRLDFTGRLIYLQIRPR; the protein is encoded by the exons atggtgccggtgccggtgggggtgccggcggcggtggccgcgatGGTCCTGGCCGGGCTCGCGTGCgctgaggtcgccggcggcggcggccagacgATCTGCGACACGGCCAAGTGCGGCAAGGGCAGCTGCAACGAGATGCCTGGGTGGCCGCTCCCCTTGTTCACCACCTCGTACAACTGCACCTGCGACCCCGGGTGGTCGCAGCCGAGGCTCTTCAACCTGACCCCGCTCCCCTTCGCGCCGTGCATCGTCCCCGACTGCCCCTTCGACCCGGCCTGCTACAACATCAGCCTCGTGCCCAGGGGCATACCCTTCACGGACC CGTGCGTGGCCATCAACTGCGGCGCGGGAGAGTGCAAGCGGGGCGAGGGCTTGAGCTACACCTGCGAGTGCCAGGAGGGCTACGTCAACTTCCTCAACCTCACCGCCTTCCCCTGCGTCAAGAACT GCGCCTTCGGCGTGGACTGCTCCAAGCTgggcgtcgcgccgccgccggccccgacgccgtcgaccgcgccgccgccactaccACCGGGTAATCACGACTCGTCGGCTCCTCCCACCGGCCCAAAAGGCAATGATGCACAACTGCGCCTGGACTTTACTGGCCGGTTAATTTATCTGCAGATCCGGCCGCGCTGA
- the LOC120651011 gene encoding alpha-ketoglutarate-dependent dioxygenase alkB homolog 6-like, whose protein sequence is MEDTTTQEAAAAAAERPSSALALRSLADYTVGAIPTLFYVPDFISNSEQSQLLHHIYQAPAPKWKSLKNRRLQNWGGVVHEKGLLPQALPSWLTRITDRICQWTGLFPSAINHVLINEYHPNQGIMPHQDGPAYYPVVAIISLASPVVIDFTPHQRLKEQEHTDPQNLQIDELTGPAKMESNGSGSHERGATNESDPACSSLMLMPCSLLIFKDQAYTDYLHGIQDNELHNLDKVKNLLRCPELKHLSSDSIQGSMDKQRGTFRRTATRVSLTCRLVLKVHKKLFKI, encoded by the exons ATGGAGGACACGACGACCcaagaagcggcggcggcggcggcggagaggcccTCGTCGGCGTTGGCTTTGAGGAGCCTCGCGGACTATACCGTCGGGGCCATCCCCACCCTCTTCTACGTCCCCGACTTCATCTCCAACTCCGAGCAGTCCCAGCTTCTCCACCAT ATTTACCAGGCGCCGGCGCCCAAGTGGAAATCTCTCAAGAACCGGAGGCTGcagaactggg GAGGAGTGGTACATGAGAAAGGGCTCCTGCCGCAGGCCT TACCTTCATGGCTAACGAGGATAACTGACAGAATCTGCCAGTGGACTGGTTTATTTCCTTCTGCAATCAATCATGTGCTGATAAATGAGTATCATCCTAATCAAGGGATCATG CCACACCAAGATGGTCCTGCCTACTACCCTGTTGTTGCAATCATATCACTTGCTTCGCCTGTTGTGATTGATTTTACGCCCCATCAAAGGCTTAAGGAGCAGGAGCATACTGATCCACAGAACTTACAGATCGATGAGTTGACGGGGCCTGCTAAGATGGAGAGCAATGGCTCTGGCTCACATGAACGTGGAGCCACAAATGAATCTGATCCTGCATGTTCATCACTCATGCTGATGCCCTGCAGCCTGTTGATATTTAAGGATCAGGCTTATACAG ATTACCTGCATGGCATACAAGATAATGAGCTACATAATTTGGACAAG GTCAAGAATTTGTTGCGGTGCCCAGAATTGAAGCATCTAAGTTCTGACTCTATCCAAGGGAGCATGGATAAGCAGCGTGGCACGTTCCGTAGGACTGCCACGAGAGTGTCTCTAACATGTCGGTTGGTGCTGAAAGTCCACAAGAAGCTATTCAAAATTTAG